A window of Oncorhynchus nerka isolate Pitt River linkage group LG4, Oner_Uvic_2.0, whole genome shotgun sequence contains these coding sequences:
- the LOC115129020 gene encoding mucin-2-like, whose amino-acid sequence MPPTIATSTVASPTTTTADSSTTTGAAPTTSITTAVPTTILTPKTITTEAPTEITTVALMPPTIATSITTVASPTTTTTDASTTTSAAPTTSIPTAGPTIILPQSTTTTTSTTTTVAPTMSISTAGPTTNLTPTTTTTVAPTDIITVAPMPPTIATSTTTVESPTTTTTDASTTTSAAPTTSIPTAGPTTILTPKTITTEAPTEITTVAFMTPTIAASTSTTVAPTTTTAAAPITTTVDASINTTAAPTTSITTAGPTNILTPTTSTTEAPSDVTTVAPLNPTIAASSSTTVAPTVTTTAEAPRTTTAAASTFTTASPTATTTEAPSTTNVAPMTLGTTVPTTTAANSSTVAPSMPIPTAAPTTTTLAPTTSTTSAPTTLFTTAGPTTILPPSTTTTTSTTTTVAPTMSISTAGPTTNLTPTTTTTEALTDITTLAPMPPTIATSTVASPTTTTADANTTTGAAPTTSITTAGPTTILTPKTITTETLTDITTVAPMPPTIATSTVASPTTTTADASTTTGAAPTTSITTAVPTTILTPKTITTEAPTEITTVALMPPTIATSITTVASPTTTTTDASTTTSAAPTTSIPTAGPTIILPQSTTTTTSTTTTVAPTMSISTAGPTTNLTPTTTVAPTDIITVAPIPPTIATSTTTVESPTTTTTDASTTTSAAPTTSIPTAGPTTILTPKTITTEAPTEITTVALMTPTIAASTSTTVAPTTTTAAAPITTTVDASINTTAAPTTSITTAGSTNILTPTTSTTEAPSDVTTVAPLNPTIAASSSTTVAPTTTTVAASTITTASPTATTTVAPTTSATTFLTTIAANSSTVAPSMPITTAAPTTTTLAPTTSTTSAPTTSFTTAGPTTIFPPSTTTTVSPMTTTTTSTTTTVAPTMSISTAGPTTNLTPRTNTTEAPTDITSVAPTPPTIATSTTTVASPTTTTADASTTTGAAPTTSITTAGPTTILTPKTITTAALMTPTIAASTSTTVAPTTTTAAAPITTIVAASTNKTAAPTTSITTAGPTNILPPSTTTTVSPTTTSTTVAPTMSISTAGPTTILPLTTTTTEANTEITTVAPTTPITTAGPKTILTTTATATSTTTTNAGPSTTTTAAPTSTTTIALPTSTTTTASFTSTSTASVASTRFGTVVVFVRLEFQLNTAVPSKDVVLGAVDKKLSTQFRTFKIQRNTQATLQNATYIKLSDTSFAVDLGFKITNVSMEERLLQSARVTFTDDTYSQIQDSINSLLHDILSEPNGKQFDFPKAKFSVVGNQIRANVTYVYKEKDVNLPSAFLGDVLKVSGLLTTTVAPTTTTSTSPPTTPLLTTPFSISDRGFPGWALAIIIPCGIAIILVPLWILLCCMLCGGCAALRRRWQQHRAYNVQYTTRNGIF is encoded by the exons atgcCCCCCACAATtgcaacttcaactgtagcatcACCCACAACAACAACTGCAGATTCTTCCACAACCACAGGTGCAGCACCTACTACATCAATCACAACTGCAGTTCCTACTACCATTTTGACTCCTAAGACAATCACAACAGAAGCTCCTACAGAAATCACAACTGTAGCTCTTATGCCCCCCACAATTGCAACTTCAATTACAACTGTAGCAtcacctacaacaacaactacagatgCTTCCACAACCACAAGTGCAGCACCTACTACATCAATCCCAACCGCAGGTCCTACTATCATTTTACCTCAatcgacaaccacaacaacatccactacaacaactgtagctcctacaaTGTCAATctcaactgcaggtcctactaccaaTTTAACTCCAACGACAAccacaactgtagctcctacagACATCATAACTGTAGCTCCTATGCCCCCCACAATTGCAACTTCAACTACAACTGTTGAAtcacctacaacaacaactacagatgCTTCCACAACCACAAGTGCAGCACCTACTACATCAATcccaactgcaggtcctactaccattTTGACTCCTAAGACAATCACAACTGAAGCTCCTACAGAAATCACAACTGTAGCTTTTATGACCCCCACAATTGCAGCTTCTACTTCAACAACTGTTGCTCCCACGACCACAACTGCAGCAGCTCCTATAACAACAACTGTAGATGCTTCCATAAACACAACAGCAGCACCTACTACGTCAATcacaactgcaggtcctactaacaTTTTAACTCCAACGACAAGCACAACTGAGGCTCCTTCAGACGTCACTACTGTTGCTCCTTTGAACCCCACAATTGCAGCTTCTTcttcaacaactgtagctcccacggtCACTACAACTGCAGAAGCTCCTAGaacaacaactgcagctgcttCTACATTTACTACTGCATCACCTACTGCAACCACAACAGAAGCTCCTTCTACAACAAATGTAGCACCAATGACTTTAGGAACAACAGTCCCAACGACAACTGCAGCTAATTCCTCAACTGTAGCTCCTTCAATGCCAAtcccaactgcagctcctacaacaacaactcTTGCTCCTACAACCTCTACAACTTCAGCACCCACTACATTATTcacaactgcaggtcctactacaaTTTTACCTCCttcgacaaccacaacaacatccactacaacaactgtagctcctacaaTGTCAATctcaactgcaggtcctactaccaaTTTAACTCCAACGACAACCACAACTGAAGCTCTTACAGACATCACAACTCTAGCTCCTATGCCCCCCACAATCgcaacttcaactgtagcatcacctacaacaacaactgcagATGCTAATACAACCACAGGTGCAGCACCTACTACATCAATcacaactgcaggtcctactaccattTTGACTCCTAAGACAATCACAACTGAAACTCTTACAGACatcacaactgtagctcctatgcCCCCCACAATtgcaacttcaactgtagcatcACCCACAACAACAACTGCAGATGCTTCCACAACCACAGGTGCAGCACCTACTACATCAATCACAACTGCAGTTCCTACTACCATTTTGACTCCTAAGACAATCACAACAGAAGCTCCTACAGAAATCACAACTGTAGCTCTTATGCCCCCCACAATTGCAACTTCAATTACAACTGTAGCAtcacctacaacaacaactacagatgCTTCCACAACCACAAGTGCAGCACCTACTACATCAATcccaactgcaggtcctactatcATTTTACCTCAatcgacaaccacaacaacatccactacaacaactgtagctcctacaaTGTCAATCTCAACTGCAGGTCCGACTACCAATTTAACTCCAAccacaactgtagctcctacagACATCATAACTGTAGCTCCTATTCCCCCCACAATTGCAACTTCAACTACAACTGTTGAAtcacctacaacaacaactacagatgCTTCCACAACCACAAGTGCAGCACCTACTACATCAATcccaactgcaggtcctactaccattTTGACTCCTAAGACAATCACAACTGAAGCTCCTACAGAAATCACAACTGTAGCTCTTATGACCCCCACAATTGCAGCTTCTACTTCAACAACTGTTGCTCCCACGACCACAACTGCAGCAGCTCCTATAACAACAACTGTAGATGCTTCCATAAACACAACAGCAGCACCTACTACGTCAATCACAACTGCAGGTTCTACTAACATTTTAACTCCAACGACAAGCACAACTGAGGCTCCTTCAGACGTCACTACTGTTGCTCCTTTGAACCCCACAATTGCAGCTTCTTcttcaacaactgtagctcctacgaCAACAACTGTAGCTGCTTCTACAATTACTACTGCATCCCCTACAGCAACCACAACTGTAGCACCAACGACATCAGCAACAACATTCCTAACAACAATTGCAGCTAATTCCTCAACTGTAGCTCCTTCAATGCCAatcacaactgcagctcctacaacaacaactcTTGCTCCTACTACCTCTACAACTTCAGCACCCACTACGTCATTCACAACAGCAGGTCCTACTACCATTTTTCCTCCTTCGACAACCACAACTGTATCACCtatgacaaccacaacaacatccactacaacaactgtagctcctacaaTGTCAATctcaactgcaggtcctactaccaaTTTAACTCCAAGAACAAACACAACTGAAGCTCCTACAGACATCACAAGTGTAGCTCCTACGCCCCCCACAATTGCAACATCAACTACAACTGTAGCAtcacctacaacaacaactgcagATGCTTCCACAACCACAGGTGCAGCACCTACTACATCAATcacaactgcaggtcctactaccattTTGACTCCTAAGACCATCACAACTGCAGCTCTTATGACCCCCACAATTGCAGCTTCTACTTCAACAACTGTTGCTCCCACGACCACAACTGCAGCAGCTCCTATAACAACAATTGTAGCTGCTTCCACAAACAAAACAGCAGCACCTACTACGTCAATcacaactgcaggtcctactaacaTTTTACCTCCTTCGACAACCACAACTGTATCACCTACGACAACctcaacaactgtagctcctacaaTGTCAATctcaactgcaggtcctactaccattTTACCTCTTACGACAACCACAACTGAAGCTAATACAGAAatcacaactgtagctcctacaacACCAATCACAACTGCAGGTCCTAAAACCATATTAACGACAACCGCCACTGCAACTTCTACTACAACTACAAATGCAGGTCCTTCaaccaccacaactgcagctcctacaagtACAACCACAATTGCACTTCCTACCTCGACAACCACAACGGCATCATTTACCTCAACTTCTACGGCTTCAGTGGCATCAACTAG ATTTGGCACAGTGGTGGTTTTTGTAAGACTAGAGTTCCAGCTCAACACAGCAGTCCCCAGTAAGGATGTCGTCCTTGGTGCCGTCGACAAGAAACTGTCTACACAATTCAGGACCTTCAAAATTCAAAGAAACACTCAAGCCACCCTCCAGAACGCAACTTATATCA AACTTTCAGATACTTCATTTGCTGTTGATCTTGGTTTCAAAATAACCAatgtatccatggaggagagactGCTTCAAAGTGCTAGAGTCACTTTCACCGATGATACCTACAGCCAGATACAGGATTCAATTAACAGCCTA CTGCATGATATTCTCAGTGAACCAAACGGCAAACAATTTGACTTCCCCAAAGCCAAATTTAG TGTTGTTGGCAATCAAATCAGGGCAAACGTGACGTATGTATACAAAGAGAAAGACGTCAACCTCCCTAGTGCCTTTCTAGGGGATGTTTTAAAAGTCTCAG GTCTCCTAACAACCACTGTTGcaccaacaacaaccaccagCACCTCACCACCTACTACCCCTTTGCTGACCACTCCTTTCAGTATAAGTGACAGAGGTTTTCCTGGCTGGGCTCTGGCCATTATCATCCCCTGTGGAATCGCTATCATTCTGGTACCCCTGTGGATCCTGCTATGT TGCATGCTATGTGGCGGCTGTGCAGCTTTAAGGAGACGCTGGCAACAACACAGAGCTTACAACGTACAGTACACCACAAGAAACGGCATCTTCTGA